In the Ignavibacteria bacterium genome, CTGGCAATGGAAGTCTTGCGCGACATCGATAAGAACACGGTAGACTTCCGTTCGAACTTCGACGATTCCTTGCAAGAACCAACGGTCCTGCCGGCAGTTCTTCCAACCTTGCTCGTTAATGGTGCGAACGGTATCGCCGTTGGTATGGCTACGAACATCCCGCCGCATAACCTGCGCGAGATCATCAACGGCATCCAAGCGGTTATCGCAGATCCGGCAATCGCAAACGAAGAGCTGCTGAAGTATGTGACTGCGCCGGACTTCCCAACGGGCGGTATCATCTACGGCTATGAAGGTGTGCGTAATGCCTACACCACGGGTCGCGGAAAGATCCTCGTGCGTGCAAAGGCGATCACGGAGACCAATAAGCAGGGACGCGAAGCTATCATCATCAATGAGCTGCCGTACCAGGTTAGCAAGGCCGGACTCATTGAAAAGATCGCCGACCTCGTGAAGGCAAAGTCACTTGAGGATATCTCCGATATCCGTGATGAGTCTGACCGCGACGGAATGCGCATCGTGATCGAACTCAAGCGTGATGGTGTGCCGATGGTTGTTCTTAACAACCTCTACAAGCACACACAGATGCAGGTGACGTTCGGCGTTATCATGCTTGCGCTTGTTAATGGTCGTCCGCGCATCCTCACGCTCAAGGAACTCATGGAAGAGTTCCTCAAGCACCGCAACGTGGTTGTTGTCCGTCGTACCCAATACGACCTGGATGCCGCTGAAAAACGCGCCCACATCTTGGAAGGCTTCATCATCGCTCTCGATAACATCGAGGCAGTGATCAAGACCATTCGTGAATCGAAGGACGCACAACAAGCTTCGGAGAGATTGCAGTCGCGCTTTGGTCTCTCAGAGATCCAAGCCAAGGCCATTCTCGACATGCGTCTCCAGCGCCTCACCGGCCTGGAGCGTGAGAAGATCCAAAACGAATACGCCGAGGTCATTCAGACCATCGAACGTCTGCGTGCCATCCTTGCAAGCAAGGACCTGCAGATGCAGATCATCGGAACAGAACTCAAAGAACTTGCCGAGAAGTACGGTGATGAGCGTCGCACGCAGGTTGTGTACGATGCCAAGGACTTCACGCTCGAAGACATGATCGCCAACGAAGAAGTGATCGTGTCGATCTCGCACAACGGATACATCAAGCGCACAGCTGTAACGACGTATCGTCGTCAGCATCGTGGCGGACGTGGTGTTGCCGGTGCCGGAACGTATGAGGACGATTGGGTAGAGCACCTCTTCCAAGCCTCTACGCACCACTACATGTTGTTCTTCACGGATCGTGGTCGCGTCTACCGTCAAAAGGTCTACGACATCCCAGAAGGCTCACGAAATGCCAAGGGGCGTTCCCTTGCAAATGTGATCCAGAAGCAGGCGGACGAAAAGGTAACGGCCTATCTGTCCGTTACAGACTTCGACCGTGAGGATCTCTACATCTTCATGGCAACACGTAACGGCACGGTGAAGAAGACATCCCTCAAGGACTTTGCGAACGTCCGTTCCAACGGCATCATCGCGGTGAACCTTGATGACGATGACCGTTTGATCGGTGCACGTCTCACAGATGGTTCGATGGAGATCCTCATCGGTGCATCGAACGGTCTTGCCGTGCGATTCCCGGAAAAGGATGTTCGTCCGATGGGTCGCGCAGCCGCCGGCGTAAAGGGCATCTCCCTTGCCGAAAGCGCCTACGTGATCTCTCTCACCGCCGTCCGACGCAGCGATGCCCAGGTGATCGTTGTTGGCACGCGCGGATATGGAAAGCGCACGGTGGTTGATGAGTTCCGCATGACAAAG is a window encoding:
- the gyrA gene encoding DNA gyrase subunit A — encoded protein: MEDEMRDSYLDYSMSVIVSRALPDARDGMKPVHRRILYAMYELGMAPNRPYKKSARIVGEVLGKYHPHGDSAVYDAMVRLAQPWSMRYQLVDGQGNFGSVDGDSPAAMRYTEARMTGLAMEVLRDIDKNTVDFRSNFDDSLQEPTVLPAVLPTLLVNGANGIAVGMATNIPPHNLREIINGIQAVIADPAIANEELLKYVTAPDFPTGGIIYGYEGVRNAYTTGRGKILVRAKAITETNKQGREAIIINELPYQVSKAGLIEKIADLVKAKSLEDISDIRDESDRDGMRIVIELKRDGVPMVVLNNLYKHTQMQVTFGVIMLALVNGRPRILTLKELMEEFLKHRNVVVVRRTQYDLDAAEKRAHILEGFIIALDNIEAVIKTIRESKDAQQASERLQSRFGLSEIQAKAILDMRLQRLTGLEREKIQNEYAEVIQTIERLRAILASKDLQMQIIGTELKELAEKYGDERRTQVVYDAKDFTLEDMIANEEVIVSISHNGYIKRTAVTTYRRQHRGGRGVAGAGTYEDDWVEHLFQASTHHYMLFFTDRGRVYRQKVYDIPEGSRNAKGRSLANVIQKQADEKVTAYLSVTDFDREDLYIFMATRNGTVKKTSLKDFANVRSNGIIAVNLDDDDRLIGARLTDGSMEILIGASNGLAVRFPEKDVRPMGRAAAGVKGISLAESAYVISLTAVRRSDAQVIVVGTRGYGKRTVVDEFRMTKRGAKGVIAMNMTEKTGPICAILEVHDTQDLVVITTNGILIRQQVKDVRQLGRNTQGVKLIRLEEGDQIADITTVTRDEDDEVDGIEGAEGTPDTNGADTPTPDA